In the Bordetella genomosp. 10 genome, one interval contains:
- a CDS encoding acetolactate synthase large subunit, whose product MNGAESLVHTLLKSGIDTCFANPGTSEMHFVSALDRIPGMRCVLALAETVVTGAADGYARMADRPAATLLHCGPGLANGLANLHNARRANSSIVNIVGDQATHHRPLDAPLTADTEGWARPVSAWTRTSSTAATIGRDAAAAVQAARTSPGQIATLIAPSDTCWNPGGVVAEALDIPPAPTVDEGVLSAVARILRTGEPAVLFMGNDALRESPLAVAGRIAQKTGARMMAPTSNRRIERGAGRQAIARLPYAVEPALAALKGVKHLILVGAKAPVAFFAYPDKPALLYPEDCQIHVLSRPEQDQGEALARLADMLAAHEAAPAAERVKMEPARGAVTSEAVAQTVTALLPDHAIIVDEGVSFGRAFYPGTANAAPHDWLQITGGAIGNGLPLATGAAIAAPGRRVVSLQADGSAMYSLQALWTQAREKLDVTTVILANRKYAILLGELAGVGAAAGKTAMDMLDLTRPALDWVKLANGMGVEAAQAQNMEQLADLFAAANKRKGPFVIELLI is encoded by the coding sequence ATGAACGGCGCCGAAAGTCTCGTCCATACGCTGCTCAAGAGCGGCATCGATACCTGCTTTGCCAACCCCGGCACGAGCGAAATGCACTTCGTGTCCGCGCTCGACCGCATCCCCGGCATGCGCTGCGTGCTGGCGCTGGCCGAGACCGTGGTCACCGGCGCCGCCGACGGCTACGCCCGCATGGCGGACCGCCCCGCCGCCACCCTGCTGCACTGCGGCCCCGGCCTGGCCAATGGCCTGGCCAACCTGCACAACGCGCGCCGCGCGAATTCGTCCATCGTCAATATCGTCGGCGACCAGGCGACGCACCACCGTCCGCTGGACGCGCCGCTGACGGCCGACACCGAAGGCTGGGCGCGTCCGGTGTCCGCCTGGACCCGCACGTCCAGCACGGCCGCGACCATCGGCCGCGACGCCGCCGCGGCGGTGCAGGCCGCGCGCACCTCGCCCGGCCAGATCGCCACGCTGATCGCCCCCTCGGACACCTGCTGGAATCCCGGCGGCGTCGTCGCCGAGGCCCTGGACATTCCGCCCGCGCCCACGGTGGACGAAGGCGTGCTGAGCGCCGTGGCGCGCATCCTGCGCACCGGCGAACCGGCCGTGCTGTTCATGGGCAATGACGCGCTGCGCGAAAGCCCGCTGGCCGTGGCCGGCCGCATCGCGCAGAAGACCGGCGCCCGCATGATGGCGCCGACCTCCAACCGCCGTATCGAACGCGGCGCCGGCCGCCAGGCGATCGCCCGGCTGCCCTATGCCGTCGAGCCGGCGCTGGCCGCGCTCAAGGGCGTCAAGCACCTGATCCTGGTCGGCGCCAAGGCGCCGGTGGCCTTCTTCGCCTATCCCGACAAGCCCGCCCTGCTCTATCCCGAGGATTGCCAGATCCACGTCCTCAGCCGTCCCGAACAGGACCAGGGCGAGGCCCTGGCCCGCCTGGCGGACATGCTGGCCGCCCATGAGGCCGCGCCGGCGGCGGAACGGGTGAAGATGGAGCCGGCGCGCGGCGCCGTCACCTCGGAAGCGGTGGCGCAGACCGTCACGGCCCTGCTGCCGGACCACGCCATCATCGTCGACGAGGGCGTGAGCTTCGGCCGCGCCTTCTACCCCGGCACGGCCAACGCCGCGCCGCACGACTGGCTGCAGATCACCGGCGGCGCCATCGGCAACGGGCTGCCCCTGGCCACGGGGGCCGCGATCGCCGCGCCGGGCCGGCGCGTGGTGTCCTTGCAGGCCGACGGCTCGGCCATGTATTCCTTGCAGGCGCTGTGGACGCAGGCGCGCGAGAAGCTGGACGTCACCACGGTGATCCTGGCCAACCGCAAGTACGCCATCCTGCTGGGCGAACTGGCCGGCGTCGGCGCCGCCGCGGGCAAGACCGCGATGGACATGCTGGACCTGACGCGCCCGGCGCTGGACTGGGTCAAGCTGGCCAACGGCATGGGGGTGGAAGCGGCCCAGGCGCAGAACATGGAACAACTCGCCGACCTCTTCGCCGCCGCCAACAAGCGCAAGGGTCCCTTCGTCATCGAACTGCTGATCTGA